DNA from Xanthomonas hyacinthi:
TCGGCCAATGGCACCAACGTGTTCATCGACGGCGTCAGCCAGAAGAACTACGTGCTCACCGGCGGCGTCAGCGGCCAGGATTCGAGCCGCGGCAACCCGTTTCCGCAGTCGGCAATCGGCGAATACAAGGTCATCACCTCCAACTACAAGGCCGAGTTCGACCAGCTCAGCAGCGCCGCGGTGGTCGCGGCCACACGCTCGGGCGGCAACCAGTTCGAGGGCAGCTTCTTCTGGGACTACAGCAACGACAAGTGGCGCAAGCCCAGCCCGCTGGAAGAACGCGACGGCAAGCGCGACGCGTTCAAGGAAGAGCAGTACGGCGCCACCTTCAGCGGCCCGATCCTCAAGGACGTGGCGCACTTCTTCGTCGCCTACGAGGCCAAGGAATACGTGACTCCGGGCGTGGTCCAGGCCGGTTCGATCTATCGCGACCGCGTCGACGAACTGCCGGCGAACCTGCAGTCGCAGATCGGCACCTATCCGCAGCCGTTCAAGGAAGACCTGTACTTCGGCAAGCTCGACTGGACCATCGGCGAGAACCACTACTTCGAGCTCAGCGGCAAGTACCGCAAGGAGACCTCGGTCGACGGCATCGACGGCAGCAACGCCGCCTCGTATGCGACCGATACCTACCAGGAAGACAAGCGCGCCGACCTGCGCTACCAGTTCACCTACGGCCGCATCATCAATGACGCGCACCTGACCTACGAGAACTCCTTCGTCAATCCGCAGGCGGTCAACGACGGACTCGGCTACAACCTGATGTACTACCCGGCCGACGGCAATCCGGACACCATCCTCAGCGTCGGCGCCGGCTCCAACTACCAGCGCAAGGGCCAAAAGGGCACGGGCCTGCAGGACGACCTGACCATCCAGGATCTGCAGTGGTACGGCACGCACACGCTGAAGATGGGCGTCAAGTACAAGCACGTGGAACTCAACACGCTGCAGCAGATCCCGTACAACCCGCAGTTCTACTACAACATCCTGACCAGCACCGAAGTTCCCTACCAGGTGCAGTTCGGCGATGCGGTCGCCGGCACCGGCGGCGGCAACGCGGTCTCCAAGAACAAGCAGTACGGCATCTACCTGCAGGACGACTGGGAGGTCAACGAGCACCTGACCCTGAATCTGGGCGTGCGCTGGGACTACGAGAAGACCCCGTCGTTCCTGAACTTCCAGACCCCGGCCGACGTCGCTTCGGCACTGTTGAACTGGAGCAACCTCGACAACGCCGACTACACCATCCGCGACTACATCAGCACCGGCAACAACCGCAAGGCGTTCAAGGATGCCTGGCAGCCGCGCCTGGGCTTTTCCTACGATCTGGCCGGCGATCAGCGCCACGTGATCTTCGGCGGCGCCGGCCGCGCCTACGACCGCAACATCTTCGACTACCTGTCGCTGGAACAGCTCAACGGCAGCTTCCGTTCCTACACCTACTACTTCCAGTCGGCGGCCAATCCGTGCCGCGGCCAGCCATGCCTGGCCTGGGATCCGTCGTACCTGGATCCGGCCACGCTGCAGGCTCTGGTGGCCGGCGGCGGCGCCGGCAGCGGGCGCGAGATCTACCTGATCGACAACGCCATCAAGACCCCGTACTCGGACCAGTTCAGCCTGGGCATGCGCAATGCGGTGGACCTGTGGGGCAATCGGTGGAACACCGAGGCGACGCTGTCGCACATCGCCAGCCATGACGGCTTCGCGTTCATGCTCGGCAACCGCCGCGCCGACGGTTCGTTCTTCGCCCCTGGCACCACCTATGGCGCGCCGTTCGGCGAAGGCCCGGACGGCTTCGGCAGCGTGCTGCTCGGCACCAATGCGCTGGAGACGCGCAACGACTCGCTGGGGCTGAAGATCGACAAGCCGTACACCACCAAGTCCGGCTGGGGCGTGACCCTGGCCTACACCTACAGCAATGCCAGGGAGAACCGCCAGTTCGGCGAGCACTATTCGCTCGACTACCCGAGCATCGGCGGCTACGGCTGGCACCAGGCCGCCGGCGTGCCCAAGCATCGCCTGGTCGCGACCGCGATCTACGACTTGCCGTGGGCCATCACCCTGTCCGGCAAGCTGACCCTGTCCACGCCCACGCCGTTCTACGGCAGCAACTGCCTGGCCGGCAACGACCAGTGCTACATCGCCGAGTTCACGCCGGACCGCAGCATCGGCTACAAGGACCTGAGCCTGACCTTGAACAAGCAGTGGGACACCGGCAGCAACGTCAAGTTCAACGTCCGTGCCGACGTGCTCAATGTGTTCAACTGGATCAACTACAACGGCTACGGCGCCAATACCGGTACCGCGACCGACCGGGACACCGCGTATGGCACCACCGATGACCAGATCTATGGTCAGATGCGCACGGTCCGGCTGTCGTTCGGCCTGAATTGGTAAGCGATTGCAGCAAGGCCGCCACGGAAGGTTGCGTGGCGATCGCAGCGGATCCCGGAATGGGATAGGTTCAACCGTGCATGTAAGCGATTTCACAGGGGTGTCGAAGGCATGAAACCGGGCAGCGTCGCACGCTCACCATTGGTCCTGCTGCTGGCGGCGGTCACGCTGCTGGCATCCTGCAAGAAAACCGAGGAGCCCTCCGTAACGGACAAGAAGCCGGTAAAAGTGATCCTGATCGAAGCGGAACTCCCCCCCAAGCTGGTCAAACCCGAATTGCCGCCGCTGTTCGACGACATCGAACGGCGCACCTTCCAGTTCTTCTGGGACACCACCAACGAGCAGAACGGCCTGGCGGTGGACCGCTACCCGTCGCGCCCGTTCGCCAGCATCGCCTCGATCGGTTTTGCGCTCACCGTCTATCCGATCGGCTACGAGAACGGCTGGATCAGCCGCGAGCAGGCGGTGCAACGCACCCTGACCACGCTGCGCTTCCTGCGCGATGTGCCGGTCGGTCCGCAGCGCACCGGCCGCGCCGGCTACAAGGGCTTCTACTACCACTTCCTGGACATGCAGAAAGGCCTGCGCTACGACCAGTGGGTGGAACTGTCGAGCGTGGACACCGCGCTGCTGATGATGGGCGTGCTGTTCGCGCAGTCCTACTACGAGGGCGACAGCGCCGACGAGAAGGAGATCCGGCAGATCGCCGACACGCTGTATCGGCGCGTGGACTGGAAGTGGATGCAGCAGCGCACGCCGCTGATCACGATGGGCTGGTACCCCGAGCGCGGCTTCATCCAGCACGACTGGATGGGCTACAACGAAGGCATGATGGTCTACCTGCTGGCGCTGGGCTCGCCGACCCATCCGGTGGAACCCGATGCGTGGCAGGAGTGGACGCGCACCTACAACAAGGATTGGGGCGTGTACTACGGCCAGGAATACCTGGCGTTCGGGCCGTTGTTCGCGCACCAGTACAACCACGTCTGGATCGACTTCCGCGACATCCAGGACCAGTACATGCGCGAGCACGGCATCGACTACTTCCTCAATAGCCGCCGCGCCACGCTCGCGCAGCGCGAGTACGCCATCGACAACCCGATGAAGTGGAAGGAGTACGGCGAGAACGTGTGGGGCCTGACCGCCAGCGACGGCCCGCAGAACACCACCCAGGACTACCGCGGCGAACAGCGCCAGTTCTTCCATTACCGCACCCGCGGCGCCGGATTGTTCGAGGCCTTCGACGACGGCACGATCGCGCCGACCGCGGCGGTGTCCTCGATCGTGTTCGCGCCGGAAGTGGCGATCCCGGCGACGCAGGAGATGCACAAGCGCTTCGGCGACTTCATCTATTCCAGCTACGGCTTCCTGGATTCGTTCAATCCCAGCTTCAACTACGATATCCCGCTCAAGACCGGGCGCATGCTGCCCAACCGCGGCTGGGTCGCTGGCGACTACATCGGCATCGATCAGGGCGCGATCGTCACGATGATCGCCAATTACCGCAACGAGTTCGTCTGGACCGTGATGAAGAAGAACAAGTACCTGCGCACCGGCCTGGAACGCGCCGGCTTCAGCGGCGGCTGGCTGACCCCGGAAGGCGAGGCGCAACCGCTGCCGAAGAAGGACGAACAGGCCGCCGTGGCGCGCGCGCTGGGCATCGCCGAATCGCGCGCCGCGTCCGCCGAGGCGCAGCCCAATCCCGCGCAGCGCCAACCGCAGAATCCGCAATGAGCGCGTTGCGGATGATGCGTCGCTGGGTGACGCTGGGCGTGCTGGTGCTGGCCGTGTGCGGTTGCGCGCGCGCGCCGCAGGGCGAGGTGGTGCGGTTCTGGGCGATGGGTCGCGAGGCCGAGGTGGTGGCCGAGCTGATCCCCGAGTTCGAGAAGGAACATCCCGGTATCCACGTGGATATCCAGAACATCCCGTGGACCGCCGCGCACGAGAAGCTGTTGACCGCGTTCGCCGCCGACGGGCTGCCCGACGTGTGCCAGCTCGGCAACACCTGGATTCCCGAATTCGCCGCGCTGGATACGCTGCAGCCGCTGCAGCCCTACGTGGACACGTCCAAGGTGGTCGATCCGAAGGATTACTTCGCCGGCATCTGGGATACCAGCGTCATCGACGGCCAACTGTACGGGGTGCCGTGGTACGTGGACACGCGCCTGCTGTTCTACCGCAAGGACATGCTGAAGGATGCGGGCGTGGAAAAACTGCCGCAGACCTGGGCCGAGTGGGAGCAGGCCATGGCCGCGGTGAAGCAGCACGTGGGGCCGAAGCGCTACGCGATCCTGATGCCGATCAACGAATTCGAGCAGCAGCTGTCGCTGGGCCTGCAGCTGGACGATCCGTTGCTGCGCGACCACAACAACTACGGCAACTTCCGCAGCCCCGGTTTCCGCAAGGCGCTGGGCTTCTACGCCAACATGTTCGAACAGGGCTGGGCGCCGAAGATGTCCGAGACCCAGATCTCCAACGTGTGGGACGAATTCTTCAACGGCTTCTATGCGTTCTACATCTCCGGGCCGTGGAATATCCGCGAGTTCCGCAAGCTGGAGCCGGCGGCGCTGAAAGGGCAGTGGGGCACGATGCCGTTGCCGGGTCCGAGCGGCCCGGGCGCCGGTATCGCCGGCGGCACCAGCCTGGTGATCTTCCGCAAGTCGCAGCAGAAGGACGCGGCGTGGAAGCTGATCGAGTTCCTGTCGCGGCCGCAGACCCAGGCGCGGTTCCACGCGCTGATCGGCGACATGCCGCCACGGCGCAGCACCTGGGCGTATCCGTCGCTGGCCAACGATCCGTTGGCGCACGCGTTCCGCGATCAGCTGGAGCGGGTCAAGCCGGCGCCGAAGGTGTTGGAGTGGGAGCGCATCGTGCAGGAAATGCGGCTGGTCACCGAGCGCGTGGTGCGCGGCGGCGAAAGCCAGGAGCAGGCGGTGCAGGATCTGGACAAGCGCGTGGACGAAATCCTGGAGAAGCGGCGCTGGATCTACCAGCAGCAGCATCCGCAGGCAGCGGCGGCGCCGGCTGCGGGAGCGGCGCCATGAAGCGCGGTTCCCTGGTCGGCTGGCTGTTCGCCGGGCCGGCGCTGCTCGTGATCGGCGTGTTCTTCGGCCTGCCGGTGTTGTCGGCGCTGGCGCTGAGCGTCACCGATTTCGACCTGTACGCGCTGGCCGACAGCAACCACCTGCGCTTCGTCGGCTTCGGCAACTACATCGAGTTGCTGCAGACGCAGATGTTCTGGAAGTCGCTGTGGAACACCACCTACTTCGTCATCGTCGGCGTGCCGCTGTCGATCGCTGCCTCGCTGGGCGCGGCGCTGCTGCTCAATGCGCCGGTGGCGCGGTTCAAGGCGCTGTTCCGCACCGCGTTGTTCGCGCCGGTGGTGACCACGCTGGTGGCGGTGGCGGTGATCTGGCGCTACCTGTTCCACACCAGCTACGGCCTGGTCAACTACGGCCTGAGCCATCTGGGCATCGGCCCGATCGACTGGCTCGGCGACCCGCACTGGGCGATGCCGACGATCATGCTGTTCGCGGTGTGGAAGAACTTCGGCTACAACATGGTGATCTTCCTGGCCGGCCTGCAGGGCATCCCGCAGGACCTGTACGAGGCCGCGCGCATCGACGGCGCGTCGAAGTGGCGGCAGTTCCTGCACATCACCCTGCCGATGCTGGGGCCGGTGCTGCTGGTGGTCGGGGTGATCACCGTGTCTGGCTATTTCCAGCTGTTCGCCGAACCCTACGTGATGACCCGCGGCGACCCGCTGCAAAGCACGGTCAGCGTGCTGTACTTCATGTTCGAGGAAGGCTTCAAGTGGTGGAACCTCGGCCGCGCGTCGGCGGTGGCGTTCCTGCTGTTCCTGATCATCCTGGGAGTGACCTCCGTGATGCTGCGCTTCGGCCGCAAGAAGGACCTGGTATGAGCCGCGAAATCGGTGCGTCGCGCTGGAACACGCTGCTGGTCAACGGCGGGCTGCTGGTGCTGGCGTTGATCAGCCTGGCGCCGCTGCTGTGGATGCTGTCGGTGTCGTTCATGCCGGCCGGACAGGCCAGCCGCTTCCCGCCGCCGCTGCTGCCCACCGGCCCGACCCTGGCCAACTACGGCGAGCTGTTCTCGCGCACCGGCATGGCCCGCAATTTCGCCAACAGCCTGCTGGTGTCGTGCGCGATCACCTTCGGCTCGCTGCTGGTCAACACCATGGCCGGCTACGCCTTCGCCAAGCTGCGCTTCGTCGGCAAGGAGCGGATCTTCCAGGTCCTGCTGGCGGCGCTGGTGATCCCGGCGCAGGTGGCGATGCTGCCGCTGTTCCTGCTGATGAAGCAGCTGCACCTGGTCAACAACTTCGGCGGGGTGGTGGTGCCGGCGCTGGCGACGGTGTTCGGCATCTTCCTGGTGCGGCAGTACGCGCGCTCGATCCCGGACGAGTTGCTGGAGGCGGCGCGCATCGACGGTGCCGGCGAGCTGCGCATCTTCTTCCAGATCGTGCTGCCGATGCTCAAGCCGGTGCTGGTGACGCTGACCATCTTCACCTTCATGGCCGCGTGGAACGACTTCATGTGGCCGCTGATCGTACTGACCGACCAGGAGCACTACACCTTGCCGGTGGCGCTGGCGGCGCTGTCGCGCGAGCACATCATGGACGTGGAGATGATGATGGCCGGCGCGGTGGTGACGGTGATCCCGGTGCTGGCGCTGTTCCTGGCGCTGCAGCGCTACTACATCCAAGGCTTGCTGCTGGGTAGCGTGAAGGGGTGAGGGAGCGCGCTTGCGAGCCATTGGCTCGCGCGTTCCCGAACGCCCGGCCATGGATGGCCGGGCCGGACGTTCTGGAGTGGGAGTATTGCGCCACGGATGGCAGCGGTTTTGCCGATCATGGAGCGCCACTGGCGCGCGTTGCGCCGAACGCCTGGCCATGGATGGCCAGGCCGGGTTGTCCGGAGCCGATCCGTTGCGCCAGGGATGGCATGGGAAAGATGCGAGTGCGGCGATGCGCTTGCGAGCCATTGGCTCGCGCGTTCCCGAACGCCCGGCCATGGATGGCCGGGCCGGCGTGTCCGGAGCCGGTATGCTTTGCCATGGAGGGCATGGAGGATGTACGCGTGTGGGGTCGTGCGAATCGCCGGCCATGATGGGCGCGCACCTGTAGCAGGGGCTTCAGCCCCGACGCCTTACCGGTACAGCGTCGGGGCTGATCCCGAAAAGGGGACAAGAGCCCCTCCTACAAAAAAGCCAACGACACAACGGGGAAGAGGTTCATGACGGGAACGGCGATGACGAGCAGGCGGTGGACGATGGCCATCCTGGGCCTGGCGGCGGCGCAGGCCTGCGCCGCAGCGCCGACCGCGCCGGTGCCGCTGGACGGTTTCAACAACCTCGACAACTGGCAGATCGTCGTTTCCAACCAGATCACCGCCTCGACCCGGCTGGTGCAGGCCGCCAGCGGCGGTCGCGCCAAGGCGATCTGCCTGGATTACGACTTCAACGGCGTCTCCGGCTATGCCGGCATCCGCCGCGCGATCCCGATCGACTATCCGGACAACTACCAGCTCGCGTTCCAGCTGCGCGGCGATTCGCCGAGCAACGACCTGCAGTTCAAGCTGGTCGACGCCAGCGGCGACAACGTGTGGTGGGTCAACCGGCCGCGCTACGACTTCCCCAAGCAGTGGACCACGCTCAGCTTCAAGAAGCGGCAGATCGACAAGGCCTGGGGGCCGAGTCCGGAGAAGGAGCTCAAGCGCAGCGCGCAGGTCGAGTTCACCATCTACAACCAGGTCGGCGGCAAGGGCACGGTGTGCTTCGACCAGCTGAGCCTGACCCCGCTACCGCCGCAGGACGATTCGCCGCTGACGGTGAAGGTCAGCGCCGACACCGCACCGGCCTTGGAGCAGCGCATCGCCGACGGCAAGCCGGACACGGTGTGGTACAGCGGCAACGCCAAGACTCAGACGATCATGCTCGACCTGGGCAAGGTGCGCGAGTTCGGCGGCGCCAAGGTGCAGTGGGCGCCGGGCGTGTATGCCTCGCGCTACAAGCTGCAGGGCTCGGCCGACGGCCGCAGCTGGCGCGAGCTGCGCAGCGTCAGCGCCGGCAACGGCGGCACCGACTGGTTGCCGATGCCCGAAACCGAGGCGCGCTACGTGCGCATCGACCTGGAGGACGGCCCCAGCTTCCGCTACGGCATCGCCGATATCGCGCTGCAGCCGCTGGCCTTCGCCGCGACCCCGAACGACTTCGTCAAGTCGGTGGCGGCCGATTCCACCCGCGGCTGGTTCCCGCGCGGCTTCAGCGGCGAGCAACCGTACTGGACCATCGTCGGCCTGGACGGCGGCCGCGAGCAGGGGCTGGTCGGCGAGGATGGCGCGATCGAAGTGGGCAAGGGCGGCTTCAGCATCGAGCCGTTCCTGCTGCTGGACGGCGAGCGCCTGAGCTGGGCCGACGTGAAGACCGCGCAGAGCCTGCAGGACGACTACCTGCCGATCCCGAGCGTGGACTGGAGCCACGACAACGCCGGCCTGCGCATCACCGCCTTCGTGCAGGGCACGCCGGAGCAGGCGCAGCTGGTGGCGCGCTACCGGCTCAGCAACCCAAGCAAGAAGCCGCACGACTACACCCTGGCGCTGGCGGTGCGGCCGTTCCAGGTGAATCCGCCCAGCCAGTTCCTCAACACCGTCGGCGGGGTCAGTCCGATCCATCTGCTGGCGTTCGACGGCGCCCAGGTGCAGGTCAATGGCGAGCCGCGCGTGTTCGCGGTGCAGAAGCCCGACGCGGCCTATGCCACCGCGTTCGACGCCGGCATCGACATCGAGCGGCTGGCCGCCGATGGCGCCGCGCTGCCGCAGCAGGCGGCCGATGCCGACGGCCTGGCCTCGGGCGCGCTGCTGTACCGCGGGCGCCTGGCCCCGGGCGAGGTGCGTGAAGTGGCCTTGCTGATTCCGCAGACCGGTGCGCAGGCGCTGCCGACCGGGTTCGATGCGGCGCGCGCGCAACAGCTGGTGGCCGCGCAGTGGCGCGAGAAGCTGGACCGGGTGCAGCTGCACGTGCCGGCCGAGGGCAAGGCGCTGGCCGACACCCTGCGCACCGCGCTGGCGCACATGCTGATCTCGCGGATCGGGCCGCGCCTGCAGCCGGGCACGCGCTCGTATTCGCGCAGCTGGATCCGCGATGGCGCGATGATTTCCGAAGGCCTGCTGCGCCTGGGCCGTGCCGACGTGGTGCGCGAATACCTGGATTGGTACGCGCCGTACCAGTTCGCCAACGGCATGGTGCCGTGCTGCGTGGACGACCGCGGCAGCGACCCGGTGCCGGAGAACGACAGCCACGGCGAACTGATCTTCGGCGTCGCCGACTACTACCGCTACAGCGGCGACCGCGCGTTCCTGGAGAAGATGTGGCCGCACGTGCTGGCCGCGTACGCGTACATGGAACAACTGCGGCTGAGCGAGCGCACCGAGGAGAACCGCGCGCGCAATCCGGCGTTCTACGGGATGATGCCGGTATCGATCAGCCACGAAGGCTATTCGGCCAAGCCGATGCATTCGTACTGGGACAATTTCTGGGCGCTGCGCGGCTACAAGGACGCGGTGGCGATCGCCGCCGAGCTGGGCCGCATCGACGATGCGGCGCGTTTGGCCGCCGCGCGCGACGCGTTCCGCCAGGACCTGTACGCCTCGCTGGACAGCGCCGCGCAGCAGCACCACATCGATTTCCTGCCGGGTTCGGCCGAGCTGGGCGATTTCGATCCCACCTCCACGACCATCGCGCTGGCGCCGGGCGGCGAGCAGGGACGACTGCCGCCGCAGCTGCTGAACCGCACCTTCGAGCGCTACTGGGGCGAGTTCGCCAGCCGCCGCGACGGCCAGCGCGAATGGAAGGACTACACCCCGTACGAGTGGCGCAACGTCGCCGCGTTCGTGCGCCTGGGCTGGCGCGAGCGCGCCTGGGATGCGACCCAGTTCTTCTTCAAGGACCGCGCGCCGCAGCCCTGGAACCAATGGGCCGAAGTGGTCTCGCCCACGCCGCGCAAGCCGTTCTTCGTCGGCGACCTGCCGCATGCCTGGGTGGCGTCGGACTTCGTGCGCTCGGTGCTGGACATGTTTGCCTATACGCGCGACATCGACGACAGCCTGGTGCTGGCGGCCGGCGTGCCGGCGGCGTGGTTCGACGGCAAGGGCATCGCGATCCAGGACCTGCGCACCCCGCAGGGCGAGCTGAGCTACCAGCTGCGGCAGCAGAAGAATCGCCTGACCCTGGGCATCAGCGGCGGCCTGCGCGTGCCCAGCGGCGGCCTGGTGCTGCCGTGGCCGCATCCGGGCGAACCCGGGCGCACCCTGGTCAACGGCGAAGCAGCGCAGTGGGAAAACGGCGAGCTGCGGATCCGTTCGTTGCCGGCGGATGTGCAGATTGAGGTGCGTTGAAGCTGGGAATGGGGAGTGGGGAATCGGGAATCGGAACAGCAAAAGAAAAAGCGCCGGCATGCCGGCGCTTTTTTTGTTCGCTTTTCGAGTCCTGAGTCCTGAGCCTCGAAGTCCCGGCTTACCGATTCCCGATTCCCGGTTTCCGATTCCCTACAGAGCGGACAATGGCCGCCGCCTTCGCCGCGCTCTCCCGCACCTTGTCCCACTCGCCGTTGGCCAGCCACTCCTTCGGCACCATCCACGAGCCGCCGATGCAGACCACGTTCGGCTGCGCCAGGTAGTCGGCGGCGGTGCTTTCGCCGATGCCGCCGGTGGGGCACAGCTTCAGGTCCGCCAGCGGACCGGCCAGGCCCTTGAGCATCGCCAGGCCGCCGACCGCGGTGGCCGGGAACAGCTTGCAGACGCGGAAGCCGCGCGCCATCAGCGCCAGCAGTTCGGTCGGGGTGGCCGCGCCCGGCACCACCGGCAACGGCGCTTGCGCCAGCGCGTCGGCCAGTGCCGGCGGCGTGCCCGGGGTGACGATGAAATCGGCGCCGGCGTCGATCGACTGGCGCAGCTGGATTTCGCTGAGCACGGTGCCGGCGCCGATCATGATGTCCGGCAGCTCGCGCTTGAGCATCGCCAGCGCCTGCATCGCCACCGGCGTGCGCAAGGTCAGCTCGATCGCCGGCAGGCCGCCTTCGAGCAGCGCGGCGGAGACGCGGCGCGCCTCGTCCAGGCTGTGGACGGTGACGACCGGCAGGATGCCGGCGGCGTGCAGGAGGTGTTCGGCTTTGTTCTGGTGTTCGGCGATGGTCATGAGGGTCTCGTGTTCGCGATGATGGCGGGTGTTGTGCATCGGCCGCAGGCGGCCGACGCGGGCTAGGCGTGATGGTAGGTGTGGTGCGGTAGGCGTGGTGCGGGTGGCGCCGCTCCGGGTCGCAGGCTTACGCGTCCTTTGCCTCGTGCGGCGCGGCAGCGGCCTCGCTGCTGCGGCCCAGGTCGTACTCGGCGTCGTAGTCCCAGACGTCGCCATCGGCCGCGGGCGGGCCGCAGGAGATCGAGATCGCGCCCTGGTCCGCAGGGCCGACCACGCGGCGATTGAGCGCGAACAGGTTGCGGCCGAGGTCGTGCGCGGCCGGCGCGGTGTTCGGCGCCAGCGCACGCGTCGCCCATTCGGCGGCATCCACCAGCACTTCCAGGGTGCCGGCCTCGCCGTCCAGGCGCACGATATCGCCTTCGCGCACGCGCGCGATCGGGCCGCCGCGCGCCGCTTCCGGGGTCACGTGGATGGCGGCCGGGAACTTGCCCGAGGCGCCGGACAGGCGTCCGTCGGTGACCAGCGCCACGCGCCGGCCCTGGTTCTGCAGCAGGCCCAGCAACGGCGCCAGCGAGTGCAGTTCCGGCATGCCGTTGGCGCGCGGGCCCTGGTAGCGCAGCACCACCACGAAGTCGTGCGGCAGCACCCCGGCGGCGTGCAGCTTGTTCAAGGCCTGCGGCGCGTCGATCACCACCGCCGGCGCCTCGATGGTGCGGAACTCCGGCTTCACCGCCGACAGCTTGATCAGCGAGCGGCCGAGATTGCCGCGCAGCAGGCGCAGCCCGCCCTGCGCCTCGAACGGGTTCGAGGCCGGGCGTACCACCGCCTCGTCGGCGCTCCTGGCCGGGCTCGGCACATAGGCCAGCGCGCCGTTCTGCACGCACGGCTCGTCGCCGTAGGCGCGCATGCCGCCGGGCACGATGGTGGCCAGGTCGTCGTGCATCAGCCCGGCGTCCATCAGCTCGCGGAACACGAAACCCACGCCGCCGGCAGCGGCGAAATGGTTCACGTCGGCCTCGCCGTTGGGATACACCCGGGTCAGCAGCGGCACGATCTGCGACAGCTCGTCCAGATCGTCCCAGGTCAGCACGATGCCGGCCGCACGCGCCACCGCTACCCAATGGATGGTGTGGTTGGTGGAGCCGCCGGTGGCCATCAGCGCGACCGCGGCGTTGACGATCGCGCGTTCGTCGATCAGCCGGCCGAGTGGGCGGAAATCGCTGCCCAGCGCGGTGATGCGCAGCGCGCGCTCGGTGGCCTGCTGGGTCAGCGCATCGCGCAGCGGCGTGCCCGGATTGACGAACGAGGCGCCAGGCAGCTGCACGCCCATCGCTTCCAGCAACACCTGGTTGGAATTGGCGGTGCCGTAGAAGGTGCAGGTGCCGGGCGCGTGGTAGGAGGCCGATTCGGCGGCCAGCAGTTCCTCGCGGCTGGCCTGGCCGGCGGCGTAGCGCTCGCGCACTTCGGCCTTCTGCTTGTTGGGGATGCCCGGGGTCATCGGCCCGGCCGGCACGAACACCGCCGGCAGGTGGCCGAAGGCCAGTGCGCCGATCAGCAGGCCGGGCACGATCTTGTCGCACACGCCCAGGTAGATGGTGCTGTCGAACATGTCGTGGCTG
Protein-coding regions in this window:
- a CDS encoding TonB-dependent receptor, giving the protein MKHTPRCARPARKLLSCALASCLLLGAAPAFAQSTGATIRGQVMVDSAPAATAQVTAINLATGLSRSVQANNGAYALGGLPPGSYRIDVAANGQTASQNVTVQVGQVATLNLGVGGGAATATAGDATTLGAVNVTAPALLETRTSENATYISNKLIESLPRATRNFLELADTVPGVQFSRDGQGNTTMRSGATSANGTNVFIDGVSQKNYVLTGGVSGQDSSRGNPFPQSAIGEYKVITSNYKAEFDQLSSAAVVAATRSGGNQFEGSFFWDYSNDKWRKPSPLEERDGKRDAFKEEQYGATFSGPILKDVAHFFVAYEAKEYVTPGVVQAGSIYRDRVDELPANLQSQIGTYPQPFKEDLYFGKLDWTIGENHYFELSGKYRKETSVDGIDGSNAASYATDTYQEDKRADLRYQFTYGRIINDAHLTYENSFVNPQAVNDGLGYNLMYYPADGNPDTILSVGAGSNYQRKGQKGTGLQDDLTIQDLQWYGTHTLKMGVKYKHVELNTLQQIPYNPQFYYNILTSTEVPYQVQFGDAVAGTGGGNAVSKNKQYGIYLQDDWEVNEHLTLNLGVRWDYEKTPSFLNFQTPADVASALLNWSNLDNADYTIRDYISTGNNRKAFKDAWQPRLGFSYDLAGDQRHVIFGGAGRAYDRNIFDYLSLEQLNGSFRSYTYYFQSAANPCRGQPCLAWDPSYLDPATLQALVAGGGAGSGREIYLIDNAIKTPYSDQFSLGMRNAVDLWGNRWNTEATLSHIASHDGFAFMLGNRRADGSFFAPGTTYGAPFGEGPDGFGSVLLGTNALETRNDSLGLKIDKPYTTKSGWGVTLAYTYSNARENRQFGEHYSLDYPSIGGYGWHQAAGVPKHRLVATAIYDLPWAITLSGKLTLSTPTPFYGSNCLAGNDQCYIAEFTPDRSIGYKDLSLTLNKQWDTGSNVKFNVRADVLNVFNWINYNGYGANTGTATDRDTAYGTTDDQIYGQMRTVRLSFGLNW
- a CDS encoding glucoamylase family protein — encoded protein: MKPGSVARSPLVLLLAAVTLLASCKKTEEPSVTDKKPVKVILIEAELPPKLVKPELPPLFDDIERRTFQFFWDTTNEQNGLAVDRYPSRPFASIASIGFALTVYPIGYENGWISREQAVQRTLTTLRFLRDVPVGPQRTGRAGYKGFYYHFLDMQKGLRYDQWVELSSVDTALLMMGVLFAQSYYEGDSADEKEIRQIADTLYRRVDWKWMQQRTPLITMGWYPERGFIQHDWMGYNEGMMVYLLALGSPTHPVEPDAWQEWTRTYNKDWGVYYGQEYLAFGPLFAHQYNHVWIDFRDIQDQYMREHGIDYFLNSRRATLAQREYAIDNPMKWKEYGENVWGLTASDGPQNTTQDYRGEQRQFFHYRTRGAGLFEAFDDGTIAPTAAVSSIVFAPEVAIPATQEMHKRFGDFIYSSYGFLDSFNPSFNYDIPLKTGRMLPNRGWVAGDYIGIDQGAIVTMIANYRNEFVWTVMKKNKYLRTGLERAGFSGGWLTPEGEAQPLPKKDEQAAVARALGIAESRAASAEAQPNPAQRQPQNPQ
- a CDS encoding sugar ABC transporter substrate-binding protein yields the protein MMRRWVTLGVLVLAVCGCARAPQGEVVRFWAMGREAEVVAELIPEFEKEHPGIHVDIQNIPWTAAHEKLLTAFAADGLPDVCQLGNTWIPEFAALDTLQPLQPYVDTSKVVDPKDYFAGIWDTSVIDGQLYGVPWYVDTRLLFYRKDMLKDAGVEKLPQTWAEWEQAMAAVKQHVGPKRYAILMPINEFEQQLSLGLQLDDPLLRDHNNYGNFRSPGFRKALGFYANMFEQGWAPKMSETQISNVWDEFFNGFYAFYISGPWNIREFRKLEPAALKGQWGTMPLPGPSGPGAGIAGGTSLVIFRKSQQKDAAWKLIEFLSRPQTQARFHALIGDMPPRRSTWAYPSLANDPLAHAFRDQLERVKPAPKVLEWERIVQEMRLVTERVVRGGESQEQAVQDLDKRVDEILEKRRWIYQQQHPQAAAAPAAGAAP
- a CDS encoding carbohydrate ABC transporter permease, with protein sequence MKRGSLVGWLFAGPALLVIGVFFGLPVLSALALSVTDFDLYALADSNHLRFVGFGNYIELLQTQMFWKSLWNTTYFVIVGVPLSIAASLGAALLLNAPVARFKALFRTALFAPVVTTLVAVAVIWRYLFHTSYGLVNYGLSHLGIGPIDWLGDPHWAMPTIMLFAVWKNFGYNMVIFLAGLQGIPQDLYEAARIDGASKWRQFLHITLPMLGPVLLVVGVITVSGYFQLFAEPYVMTRGDPLQSTVSVLYFMFEEGFKWWNLGRASAVAFLLFLIILGVTSVMLRFGRKKDLV
- a CDS encoding carbohydrate ABC transporter permease gives rise to the protein MSREIGASRWNTLLVNGGLLVLALISLAPLLWMLSVSFMPAGQASRFPPPLLPTGPTLANYGELFSRTGMARNFANSLLVSCAITFGSLLVNTMAGYAFAKLRFVGKERIFQVLLAALVIPAQVAMLPLFLLMKQLHLVNNFGGVVVPALATVFGIFLVRQYARSIPDELLEAARIDGAGELRIFFQIVLPMLKPVLVTLTIFTFMAAWNDFMWPLIVLTDQEHYTLPVALAALSREHIMDVEMMMAGAVVTVIPVLALFLALQRYYIQGLLLGSVKG